The region TGCCGGAACTCCGGGAACTGCCCGGAATAGTGCTTCCAGGGCTCCATAAGCAGGAGCAGGTCCCCCGGCAGCATCACTTTCCCGCCGAAATTGCAGCGCCAAAGGAAGCCCACGGCTAGCACCGCGAGCACCGCGTAGGGGATGAACTCGCCCCGCTTACGGGCTCCCGGGCCGGACATAGCAGCCCCTCCTGTCGTGAGCCCGGATGCGCAGAATCTCCTGGAAGGAGCTGATCGCCGCTGCGAGAGGACGCACCCGGGTCTCCCCTGAATCGCGCCAGCGTACCGGCGCCTCGCGCAGGTCCAAGCCCCACTTGCGAGCCACGAAAATCAATTCCGCGTCGAACGCCCACCCGGTCTCCTGCTGTACCGAAAACAGGTCGCCGGCCACATCCCCGCGCATGCCTTTGAACCCGCAGGTCACATCGGACACCCTCAGCGGCAGCAAGGCCGCCGCGATGACTCGGAAGGCCGTGCCCATCCAGCGCCGGATCCAGCTTTGATGCACTTCAATCACTGCGCCCGGCATGTGCCGCGACCCAATGACTACATCCGCGCCCCGTTCCAGTTCGGCCAGCAGTGAATCCGCCTGGTCCACCGGGGTCGCAAGGTCCACGTCCAGGAAGACGCGGAACTCGCCCTGTGCTTTCAGCATTCCCTCGCGCACCGCGTATCCTTTGCCGCGATTTGGGGCGTGGGTCAAGACTTTCACCCGTGAGTCGGCGTTGGCAACCGCCTGTGCCTTCTCCAGCGTGTCATCGCGGCTACCGTCGTTCACCACCACCACTTCGCCTGCGATGCCCCGGGAATCCAGGTACGCC is a window of Armatimonadota bacterium DNA encoding:
- a CDS encoding glycosyltransferase family 2 protein, which encodes MIQPRLSLVFPAYNESARIETALREALAYLDSRGIAGEVVVVNDGSRDDTLEKAQAVANADSRVKVLTHAPNRGKGYAVREGMLKAQGEFRVFLDVDLATPVDQADSLLAELERGADVVIGSRHMPGAVIEVHQSWIRRWMGTAFRVIAAALLPLRVSDVTCGFKGMRGDVAGDLFSVQQETGWAFDAELIFVARKWGLDLREAPVRWRDSGETRVRPLAAAISSFQEILRIRAHDRRGCYVRPGSP